In one window of Arthrobacter pascens DNA:
- the trxA gene encoding thioredoxin — MADSGSALVTCPNCGKTNRIPAAASGRPRCGSCRQDLPWIVDAGDHDFGLVAEQSPVPALIDFWAEWCGPCRMVSPVLDKLAREKAGRIKLVKVDVDNAPGLSRRFDVQAIPTLMVIVDGRVVARQAGAAPAQVLRSWLDGALANNRG; from the coding sequence GTGGCGGACTCGGGCTCAGCGCTGGTCACATGCCCCAACTGCGGGAAGACGAACCGGATCCCGGCGGCAGCATCCGGCCGCCCGCGCTGCGGCAGTTGCCGGCAGGACCTGCCCTGGATTGTCGACGCCGGCGATCACGACTTCGGCCTGGTTGCCGAACAGTCACCGGTTCCGGCCCTTATCGATTTCTGGGCCGAATGGTGCGGCCCCTGCCGCATGGTGTCTCCGGTGCTGGACAAGCTGGCCCGCGAAAAGGCCGGCCGTATCAAGCTGGTCAAAGTTGACGTGGACAACGCTCCGGGGCTTTCCAGGCGGTTTGATGTGCAGGCTATTCCCACCTTGATGGTCATCGTCGACGGCAGGGTGGTGGCCCGCCAGGCAGGTGCCGCTCCTGCCCAGGTCCTGCGCTCATGGCTGGATGGGGCCCTGGCCAACAACCGCGGCTAG
- a CDS encoding pyridoxal phosphate-dependent aminotransferase, whose translation MPELAPHVRDVPVNQIREITEAAWRIPEAVVLSIGEPGFPLPRHVLDAGIACLDRDETNYTPNAGLPALREAFAARFREQHAAGGHQIGIGADRIYVVAGAQQGLHLAMSLLLSPGDEILIPNPGYPTFAMTSRLLNAVPVGYPLYPEQDFQPRIQDIEALITERTRVLMLNSPSNPLGAVLGEDLTRQLVDLARRRDLWIISDECYEAFTYGVPHISPASFDSDVPGEARVFTSLTLSKTYGLTGLRIGALVCPPGLEQKMNNVMEAVVSCVAAPSQYAALAALTGPQDYVEQAHAHYLANRDAASAILKAKGIRYLTAQGAFYLWADVSHASGGDVRAWTHQFLAESGVALAPGTAFGSIGEGWVRIALCGTLPDLMEGVGRLPALAAVVGQGPIQP comes from the coding sequence ATGCCAGAGCTTGCCCCGCATGTCCGCGACGTTCCCGTCAACCAGATCCGCGAGATCACCGAGGCTGCATGGCGTATTCCCGAAGCGGTGGTGCTGAGCATTGGCGAGCCGGGCTTCCCCCTCCCCCGGCACGTCCTGGACGCCGGCATTGCGTGCCTGGACCGGGACGAGACCAACTACACGCCAAACGCCGGCCTTCCGGCACTGCGGGAGGCTTTCGCCGCCAGGTTCCGGGAACAGCACGCCGCGGGCGGCCACCAAATCGGCATTGGCGCCGACCGTATCTATGTCGTGGCTGGCGCGCAGCAGGGACTCCACCTGGCGATGAGCCTCCTGCTCTCCCCCGGGGATGAAATCCTGATCCCGAATCCCGGTTACCCCACGTTCGCCATGACCAGCAGGCTCCTCAATGCTGTACCGGTTGGCTATCCGCTATATCCCGAACAGGACTTCCAGCCCCGGATCCAGGACATTGAGGCACTCATCACGGAACGGACAAGGGTGCTGATGCTCAACTCACCGTCCAATCCGCTGGGGGCAGTGCTTGGCGAGGACCTGACCCGCCAGCTGGTGGATCTTGCCAGGCGGCGTGACCTCTGGATCATTTCGGATGAATGCTATGAGGCGTTCACCTATGGTGTCCCGCATATCAGCCCGGCGAGCTTCGACAGCGACGTTCCCGGCGAGGCACGCGTATTCACGTCGCTGACGCTTTCCAAGACGTACGGCCTCACCGGGCTCAGAATCGGCGCTTTGGTGTGCCCGCCGGGGCTGGAGCAGAAAATGAACAACGTGATGGAGGCTGTCGTCTCCTGCGTTGCCGCGCCCTCGCAGTATGCAGCGCTCGCCGCGCTGACCGGTCCGCAGGACTATGTGGAGCAGGCCCATGCCCATTACCTGGCCAACAGGGACGCAGCCTCCGCCATCCTCAAGGCGAAGGGCATTCGCTACCTGACGGCACAAGGTGCGTTTTACCTCTGGGCCGACGTCTCGCATGCCAGCGGCGGCGACGTGCGCGCCTGGACACATCAGTTCCTCGCCGAGTCAGGGGTTGCGCTGGCGCCCGGGACCGCCTTTGGTTCCATCGGCGAGGGCTGGGTGCGGATCGCACTGTGCGGCACCCTTCCGGATCTGATGGAAGGCGTGGGCCGGCTGCCGGCGCTAGCCGCGGTTGTTGGCCAGGGCCCCATCCAGCCATGA
- the rbfA gene encoding 30S ribosome-binding factor RbfA, with translation MADPARAAKLAQRIKVVVAEALGRKVKDPRLEGITVTDARVTNDLQHATIYYTVFGDQAVQADAAKGLEKAKGVLRQEVGRNVTVRLTPTLEFVADQIPVNASNLEQLLRAAKKRDAEVAALAENAKHAGDADPYKSDIPADVEIDEDDFDEEDLDLSDDGEFEEDSNK, from the coding sequence ATGGCTGATCCCGCACGGGCTGCCAAGTTGGCGCAGCGGATTAAGGTTGTTGTTGCTGAGGCCTTGGGCCGGAAGGTTAAGGATCCCCGGCTGGAGGGCATCACTGTTACGGATGCCCGGGTGACCAACGATTTGCAGCATGCCACGATCTACTACACGGTTTTCGGCGACCAGGCTGTGCAGGCTGATGCTGCCAAGGGGCTGGAGAAGGCCAAGGGTGTGCTTCGTCAGGAAGTGGGCCGCAACGTTACTGTCCGCCTGACACCTACCCTGGAGTTTGTAGCGGACCAGATCCCCGTGAACGCCTCTAACCTGGAGCAACTCCTCCGGGCGGCGAAGAAGCGCGACGCCGAGGTGGCGGCTTTGGCTGAAAACGCCAAGCACGCCGGCGATGCTGATCCGTACAAGAGCGACATCCCCGCGGATGTGGAGATCGACGAGGACGACTTCGACGAAGAGGACCTGGACCTCAGCGACGACGGCGAATTCGAAGAAGACAGCAACAAGTAA
- a CDS encoding YlxR family protein — translation MLTVAEVLHSEDQPQRTCIGCRKKAPRSELLRLVAEGSGSAAVLVDERRRMPGRGAWLHPSESCLALAVKRRAFGRALNGATGTAAVERRIKPGTNAAGTLPIPPVEAAPTVQPESGSEI, via the coding sequence ATGCTCACCGTGGCAGAAGTGCTTCACAGCGAGGATCAACCGCAGCGTACCTGCATCGGATGCCGGAAGAAGGCCCCGCGGTCTGAGTTACTCCGGCTCGTCGCCGAAGGCAGCGGTTCCGCCGCTGTCCTGGTGGATGAACGACGCCGGATGCCTGGCCGGGGTGCATGGCTGCACCCCAGCGAATCGTGCCTGGCTCTGGCGGTCAAGCGGCGAGCTTTCGGACGTGCCCTCAACGGCGCAACCGGAACCGCCGCCGTCGAACGCCGGATCAAGCCGGGCACGAATGCTGCAGGCACGCTGCCGATACCTCCGGTAGAAGCAGCACCAACCGTCCAACCTGAAAGCGGGTCAGAAATCTGA
- the truB gene encoding tRNA pseudouridine(55) synthase TruB gives MLSGLVIVDKPQGWTSHDVVGRMRRLAGTRKVGHAGTLDPMATGVLVLGINKATRLLTYIVGTSKTYTATIRLGQSTITDDAEGDVIASASTAAITNEAIHDGVAALTGLIQQVPSSVSAIKVNGERAYARVRSGEEVKLMARPVTIHRFEVHGIRREPSGDVVDVDVTVECSSGTYIRALARDLGNALGVGGHLTALRRTQVGPYSLEQAGTLEQLAEELNVLEMSQAARALMPNRELTPEETTEISFGRRIAAGAPAGSPGAASAEHPAAAFAPDGSLVALLADSGSFAKPVLVFAPGNSTGPEA, from the coding sequence GTGCTTTCTGGACTGGTGATAGTGGACAAACCGCAGGGATGGACCAGCCATGATGTGGTTGGCCGGATGCGGCGCCTCGCCGGTACCCGGAAAGTGGGCCATGCCGGGACCCTTGACCCCATGGCCACCGGTGTCCTGGTGCTGGGAATCAACAAGGCGACCCGCCTGCTCACTTACATTGTGGGGACGTCCAAGACGTACACCGCGACCATCCGGCTTGGCCAGTCCACCATCACTGACGACGCCGAAGGTGACGTGATCGCATCCGCCAGCACTGCAGCAATCACGAATGAGGCAATCCACGACGGCGTCGCGGCCCTGACGGGGCTGATCCAGCAGGTGCCAAGCAGCGTCAGCGCCATCAAGGTCAACGGTGAACGGGCCTATGCGCGGGTGCGGTCCGGTGAAGAAGTAAAACTCATGGCGCGCCCTGTCACCATCCACCGGTTCGAGGTTCACGGCATCAGGCGGGAACCAAGCGGGGACGTGGTGGACGTCGACGTCACCGTGGAATGTTCCTCCGGCACCTACATCCGGGCCCTCGCCCGCGACCTCGGCAACGCACTCGGAGTCGGCGGCCACCTGACCGCGCTGCGGCGCACGCAGGTCGGGCCCTACTCCCTGGAGCAGGCGGGCACGTTGGAGCAGCTGGCAGAGGAACTCAATGTCCTGGAAATGTCACAAGCCGCCCGCGCCCTTATGCCCAACAGGGAACTCACCCCTGAAGAAACCACCGAGATCTCCTTCGGCCGCAGGATTGCGGCCGGCGCACCGGCAGGAAGCCCGGGGGCGGCCTCGGCAGAGCATCCGGCCGCGGCATTTGCCCCCGACGGCAGCCTCGTGGCGCTGCTGGCGGATTCAGGCAGCTTTGCCAAACCCGTACTGGTGTTCGCGCCCGGCAACTCCACAGGCCCGGAGGCCTAA
- the nusA gene encoding transcription termination factor NusA, which yields MDIDMSALRLLEREREIPLDLLIPTIEQALLVAYHKSPGAFEKARAELDRKSGHVTIWAVEIDDDGAPIGEFEDTPAGFGRIAASTARQIILQRLRDVEDDNVLGEFKGREGELVSGLIQQGNNPHMIQVNLGTVEALLPPPEQVPGEKYIHGNRLRALVIDVHRGTKGPSVTLSRSHPGLVRKLFELEVPEIADRSVEIVALAREAGHRTKIAVKANTSGINAKGACIGEMGSRVRAVMTELNDEKIDIVDFSEDPATFIASALSPSRVNSVTIVDEATRSARVVVPDYQLSLAIGKEGQNARLAAKLTGWRIDIVSDAATPREN from the coding sequence ATGGATATTGACATGAGCGCACTGAGACTCCTGGAGCGTGAGCGTGAAATCCCGCTGGACCTCCTGATCCCCACCATCGAGCAGGCGCTCCTGGTGGCCTACCACAAGTCGCCCGGCGCCTTTGAGAAGGCCCGCGCGGAACTGGACCGCAAGAGCGGCCACGTAACCATCTGGGCTGTGGAAATCGACGACGACGGAGCACCCATCGGCGAGTTCGAGGACACCCCGGCGGGCTTTGGCCGCATCGCTGCGAGCACCGCCCGCCAGATCATCCTGCAGCGCCTGCGCGATGTGGAGGACGACAACGTCCTGGGCGAGTTCAAGGGCCGGGAGGGTGAACTCGTGTCCGGCCTGATCCAGCAGGGCAACAACCCGCACATGATCCAGGTCAACCTGGGCACGGTGGAGGCACTGCTGCCGCCGCCCGAGCAGGTGCCGGGGGAGAAGTACATCCACGGCAACCGGCTCCGCGCGCTGGTCATCGATGTGCACCGCGGCACCAAGGGCCCGTCCGTGACGCTCTCCCGCTCGCACCCGGGCCTGGTCCGGAAGCTCTTCGAACTGGAAGTGCCGGAGATCGCCGACCGGTCCGTTGAGATTGTTGCCCTGGCACGCGAGGCGGGCCACCGCACCAAGATCGCCGTCAAGGCCAACACCTCCGGCATCAACGCCAAGGGTGCCTGCATCGGTGAAATGGGTTCCCGCGTCCGCGCGGTCATGACGGAGCTCAACGATGAAAAGATCGACATTGTGGACTTCAGCGAGGATCCAGCCACGTTCATCGCCAGCGCACTGTCGCCGTCACGCGTGAATTCCGTCACCATCGTTGACGAGGCCACCCGGTCCGCCCGGGTCGTAGTGCCGGACTACCAGCTTTCGCTGGCCATCGGCAAAGAGGGACAGAACGCCCGGCTGGCAGCCAAGCTGACCGGCTGGCGCATCGACATCGTCTCCGACGCTGCGACGCCACGCGAGAACTGA
- a CDS encoding nucleoside deaminase: MTMAQDSDQSARYLKQAVELATGNVGDGGGPFGAVVVTPDGRVYEGVNRVTRDNDPTAHAEVVAIRTAAAAIGNFDLAGSVLYTSCEPCPLCLSAALWARIVRVHFAADRHGAAAAGFDDAMFYEYFEGSRPELMPVTRSDIPTSNAPFEAWRHFVDRVEY, from the coding sequence ATGACCATGGCACAAGATTCCGACCAGTCCGCCCGGTACCTGAAACAGGCTGTGGAGCTCGCCACAGGAAATGTCGGGGATGGCGGCGGACCCTTCGGCGCGGTGGTGGTGACACCGGACGGCCGGGTGTACGAGGGGGTCAACAGGGTCACCCGGGACAATGACCCCACAGCCCACGCGGAAGTAGTGGCCATCCGCACGGCGGCCGCCGCCATTGGGAACTTCGATCTTGCAGGCTCGGTACTGTACACGAGCTGCGAACCTTGCCCGTTATGCCTGTCTGCGGCCCTGTGGGCGCGAATCGTGAGAGTCCATTTTGCGGCGGACCGCCACGGCGCAGCCGCCGCCGGATTCGACGACGCTATGTTCTACGAGTACTTCGAAGGTTCCCGTCCTGAACTGATGCCCGTCACCAGGAGTGACATTCCGACGTCGAACGCACCCTTTGAGGCATGGCGCCACTTCGTGGACCGGGTGGAGTACTGA
- a CDS encoding ScyD/ScyE family protein — MMKRKLAFIACLAAMLPAAPAYASSQEPGIEVMATGLVSPLHLAVGPGESVRVSQDFAGILTRVESDGARKDVYTTKPGWEVAGVEIRSAGTYFLESVGAGQGDPAKLEGYLKLLGPENDVRTLASFADFERNHNPDGDQHYGFAPDASEKCLAEAASLPNAPAPQYTGGVDSHPYALAVRADTAYVADAGMNAVLKVDLESGKVSTLAVLPPRPVKLSTDVAGSLGVPACAGYEYAFEPVPTDVEIGPDGWLYVSSLPGGPEVPGLGARGAIFKINPWSGDTSVWADHILSPTGLAVAENGDVYVASLFGGGDPEVQRQCRAVPVPGREPARGC; from the coding sequence ATGATGAAACGAAAACTCGCGTTTATTGCCTGCTTAGCCGCGATGCTCCCAGCCGCTCCGGCTTACGCGTCCAGCCAGGAACCTGGTATCGAAGTCATGGCAACCGGCCTGGTCTCGCCCCTCCACCTGGCTGTCGGCCCGGGCGAATCCGTCCGCGTCAGCCAGGACTTCGCCGGCATTCTCACCCGGGTGGAGTCCGATGGTGCCAGGAAAGATGTGTACACCACTAAACCGGGCTGGGAAGTGGCCGGCGTGGAAATCCGTAGCGCCGGCACGTATTTCCTCGAGAGCGTGGGCGCGGGCCAAGGTGATCCTGCGAAACTCGAGGGCTACCTGAAACTTCTGGGACCGGAGAATGACGTCCGTACCCTCGCCAGCTTCGCCGACTTCGAACGGAATCATAACCCGGACGGGGACCAGCACTACGGCTTCGCGCCTGATGCCAGCGAGAAATGCCTTGCTGAAGCAGCGTCCCTCCCGAATGCACCTGCACCGCAGTACACGGGGGGCGTGGACTCCCATCCGTACGCCCTGGCGGTCCGGGCAGACACAGCCTATGTTGCGGATGCCGGCATGAATGCTGTCCTTAAGGTTGATCTCGAATCCGGCAAGGTATCAACCCTGGCCGTCCTTCCACCGCGTCCGGTGAAGCTCTCCACGGATGTTGCGGGGTCTTTGGGCGTGCCTGCCTGTGCTGGGTACGAGTACGCTTTCGAACCGGTGCCCACGGATGTGGAGATTGGTCCGGACGGCTGGCTGTACGTCTCATCGCTGCCTGGCGGTCCGGAGGTACCCGGACTCGGCGCACGGGGTGCGATCTTCAAGATCAACCCGTGGAGCGGTGACACGAGCGTTTGGGCCGACCATATCTTGAGTCCTACCGGCCTGGCCGTGGCGGAGAACGGCGACGTGTATGTGGCGTCCCTGTTCGGGGGTGGAGATCCTGAAGTTCAACGGCAATGCAGAGCGGTCCCAGTTCCTGGCCGTGAACCAGCCCGCGGATGTTGA
- the rimP gene encoding ribosome maturation factor RimP has product MSSAEATTSSGHTGSGRADASPAQNPEAARLRALLEPAVQANRLYLEDVSIIAGSHRVVHVVVDLPQEETGGVNLDVIADISKVLSDVLDNDPNDDGRPYDLEVSSPGVGRPLTEPRHWHRARGRMVKVNVIQGENVTGRLQSVDDSGVTIVPEIAVKKGMKPKQGEPVKLPFDRIRTGKVEIEFSHLDEAGLEPEHNGPSEEA; this is encoded by the coding sequence GTGAGTAGCGCAGAAGCCACGACTTCATCAGGCCATACCGGTTCGGGTAGGGCTGACGCTTCGCCTGCCCAGAATCCGGAAGCCGCCCGGCTCCGGGCATTGCTTGAACCCGCGGTCCAGGCCAACCGCCTGTACCTTGAGGACGTCTCCATCATCGCCGGTTCGCACCGGGTGGTCCACGTGGTGGTGGACCTGCCGCAGGAGGAAACAGGCGGCGTCAACCTGGACGTCATCGCGGACATCTCCAAGGTCCTCTCGGACGTCCTGGACAACGATCCCAACGATGACGGCCGTCCCTACGACCTTGAAGTCTCATCGCCCGGCGTCGGCCGGCCGCTGACCGAGCCCCGGCACTGGCACCGGGCCCGCGGCCGCATGGTGAAGGTCAATGTCATCCAGGGTGAGAACGTCACTGGCCGGCTCCAGTCCGTGGATGATTCCGGAGTGACCATTGTCCCGGAAATCGCAGTGAAGAAAGGCATGAAGCCCAAGCAGGGCGAGCCCGTGAAACTTCCTTTCGACAGGATCCGCACCGGAAAAGTCGAGATCGAATTCAGCCACCTCGACGAGGCTGGTCTGGAACCTGAGCACAATGGACCTTCTGAGGAGGCCTGA
- the infB gene encoding translation initiation factor IF-2 has protein sequence MAKVRVHELAKELGITSKDAVTKLQELGEFVRSASSTIEAPVVRKLRNAYPDAAAKASAPAAAPKATAPSAESRPAAPAPSADSRPAAPKAPAEAPAAASAPAAPAAPAAPAASAATGPTATAPFASAPSVSAPSTGAKPGARPAPKAETPAPSTRQGGSAQGGSAPRPGGPRPGNNPFATSQGMPRGRGGDGERPPRPGNNPFAPSQGMPRPGGSRTDGDRPGGPRPAAGAGGPRPAGAPRTAGGPGGPRPAAGAGGPRPGGPRPAGAGGNRPTPGMMPNRTERPAPAGAGGRPAAGGRGPGRPGGAPGAGGAPGAGGGAPAGGGFGKGGRGRGGTQGAFGKGGAGRGKQRKSKRAKRQELEQMSAPSLGGVSVPRGDGNTVVRLRRGSSITDFADKIEANPAALVTVLFHLGEMATATQSLDEETFALLGEELGYKLQVVSPEDEERELLSTFDIDFEAELEAEGDEDLEARPPVVTVMGHVDHGKTRLLDAIRKSDVMAGEHGGITQHIGAYQVTHNHEGEDRKITFIDTPGHEAFTAMRARGAKVTDIAILVVAADDGVMPQTVEALNHAQAANVPIVVAVNKIDKEGANPDKVRGQLTEYGLVPEEYGGDTMFVEVSARQNLNIDELLEAVLLTADAALDMRANPNKDARGIAIEANLDKGRGSVATVLVQSGSLRVGDTIVAGTAHGRVRAMFDDDGSALTEAGPSRPVQVLGLSNVPRAGDTFFVTADERTARQIAEKREAADRNAALAKRRKRISLEDFDQAVAEGKIDTLNLILKGDVSGAVEALEDALLKIDVGEGVQLRVIHRGVGAITQNDVNLATVDSAVIIGFNVKPAERVAELADREGVDMRFYSVIYAAIDDIEMALKGMLKPEYEEVQLGTAEVREVFRSSKFGNIAGSIVRSGVIRRNTKARISRDGKIIGDNLTVETLKRFKDDATEVRTDFECGIGLGSFNDITEGDIIETFEMREKPRV, from the coding sequence GTGGCCAAGGTCCGCGTACATGAGCTTGCAAAAGAGCTCGGTATTACTTCCAAAGATGCAGTGACAAAACTGCAGGAACTGGGCGAATTCGTTCGCTCCGCCTCTTCCACCATTGAGGCCCCGGTGGTGCGGAAACTCCGCAACGCCTACCCCGACGCTGCTGCTAAGGCGTCAGCTCCGGCTGCTGCGCCCAAGGCGACCGCCCCGTCGGCTGAATCACGTCCCGCGGCGCCTGCCCCGTCGGCAGACTCCCGCCCCGCAGCACCCAAGGCTCCGGCCGAGGCACCCGCTGCGGCTTCGGCACCTGCCGCGCCGGCTGCCCCCGCAGCACCGGCGGCATCGGCCGCAACTGGCCCCACGGCCACTGCCCCGTTTGCAAGTGCCCCGTCCGTAAGTGCACCTTCCACCGGCGCCAAGCCCGGTGCGAGGCCTGCCCCCAAAGCTGAGACCCCGGCTCCTTCCACCCGCCAGGGTGGATCAGCTCAGGGCGGATCAGCACCCCGTCCCGGCGGTCCCCGTCCGGGCAACAATCCGTTCGCCACGTCCCAGGGCATGCCCCGCGGCCGCGGCGGCGACGGAGAACGTCCCCCGCGTCCGGGTAACAACCCGTTCGCTCCTTCACAGGGCATGCCCCGCCCGGGTGGAAGCCGCACCGACGGCGACCGTCCAGGTGGCCCCCGTCCCGCAGCAGGTGCCGGTGGTCCCCGTCCGGCTGGTGCTCCGCGTACCGCAGGTGGTCCGGGCGGTCCCCGTCCCGCAGCAGGTGCCGGTGGCCCCCGTCCCGGCGGCCCCCGCCCCGCGGGCGCCGGCGGAAACCGTCCTACTCCGGGCATGATGCCCAACCGCACTGAGCGTCCCGCACCGGCTGGTGCCGGCGGACGCCCGGCTGCCGGCGGTCGCGGCCCCGGACGCCCGGGTGGCGCTCCAGGTGCAGGTGGCGCTCCCGGTGCCGGCGGCGGAGCTCCCGCAGGCGGCGGCTTCGGCAAGGGTGGCCGCGGGCGCGGTGGTACCCAGGGTGCCTTCGGTAAGGGTGGCGCAGGACGCGGCAAGCAGCGCAAGTCGAAGCGTGCCAAGCGCCAGGAACTCGAGCAGATGAGTGCTCCGTCGCTGGGTGGCGTCAGTGTGCCCCGCGGGGACGGCAACACCGTCGTCCGGCTTCGCCGTGGCTCGTCCATCACGGACTTTGCCGACAAGATCGAGGCGAACCCCGCCGCACTGGTGACCGTGCTGTTCCACCTTGGTGAAATGGCAACGGCTACCCAGTCGCTGGACGAGGAAACCTTCGCCCTCCTGGGTGAAGAACTCGGCTACAAGCTCCAGGTTGTGTCACCGGAGGACGAGGAGCGCGAGCTGCTCTCCACCTTTGACATCGACTTCGAAGCAGAGCTCGAAGCTGAAGGCGATGAAGACCTCGAGGCACGTCCTCCTGTTGTCACCGTCATGGGCCACGTCGACCACGGTAAGACCCGCCTGCTCGATGCCATCCGCAAGTCCGACGTCATGGCCGGCGAGCACGGCGGCATCACGCAGCACATCGGTGCCTACCAGGTCACGCACAACCATGAAGGCGAAGACCGCAAGATCACCTTCATCGACACCCCTGGCCACGAGGCGTTCACCGCAATGCGTGCCCGTGGTGCGAAGGTCACCGACATCGCCATCCTGGTGGTCGCAGCGGACGACGGCGTGATGCCGCAGACCGTTGAGGCCCTCAACCACGCGCAGGCAGCCAATGTGCCCATCGTGGTGGCCGTGAACAAGATCGACAAGGAAGGCGCCAACCCGGACAAGGTCCGCGGCCAGCTGACCGAGTACGGCCTGGTTCCCGAAGAATACGGTGGCGACACCATGTTCGTAGAGGTCTCTGCCCGCCAGAACCTCAACATCGACGAGCTGCTCGAGGCCGTCCTGCTGACCGCAGATGCCGCCCTGGACATGCGCGCCAACCCGAACAAGGACGCCCGCGGTATCGCAATCGAGGCCAACCTGGACAAGGGCCGCGGTTCCGTGGCCACTGTCCTGGTGCAGTCCGGTAGCCTCCGTGTCGGTGACACGATTGTTGCCGGCACCGCCCACGGCCGTGTCCGTGCAATGTTCGACGACGACGGCAGCGCCCTGACCGAGGCCGGCCCGTCCCGCCCCGTGCAGGTACTGGGTCTGTCCAACGTGCCGCGCGCAGGCGACACCTTCTTTGTGACCGCCGACGAGCGCACCGCCCGTCAGATCGCCGAGAAGCGTGAAGCAGCCGACCGTAACGCCGCACTGGCCAAGCGCCGCAAGCGCATCAGCCTGGAAGACTTCGACCAGGCCGTGGCCGAAGGCAAGATCGACACCCTCAACCTCATCCTCAAGGGTGACGTGTCCGGTGCCGTGGAGGCCCTCGAAGACGCACTGCTCAAGATCGACGTCGGCGAAGGCGTGCAGCTGCGCGTCATCCACCGCGGCGTCGGTGCCATCACGCAGAACGACGTCAACCTGGCAACCGTCGACAGCGCCGTCATCATCGGCTTCAACGTCAAGCCTGCCGAGCGGGTTGCCGAACTGGCAGACCGCGAAGGCGTGGACATGCGCTTCTACTCCGTCATCTACGCAGCAATCGATGACATCGAGATGGCCCTCAAGGGCATGCTCAAGCCGGAGTACGAAGAGGTCCAGCTGGGCACCGCCGAGGTCCGCGAAGTCTTCCGTTCCTCCAAGTTCGGAAACATCGCCGGTTCCATCGTCCGCTCGGGTGTTATCCGACGCAACACGAAGGCACGCATCAGCCGCGACGGCAAGATCATCGGTGACAACCTCACCGTTGAGACGCTCAAGCGCTTCAAGGACGACGCCACTGAGGTCCGCACGGACTTCGAGTGTGGTATCGGTCTTGGCTCGTTCAACGACATCACCGAAGGCGACATCATCGAGACCTTCGAGATGCGCGAAAAGCCGCGCGTCTAA